The following are encoded in a window of Artemia franciscana chromosome 19, ASM3288406v1, whole genome shotgun sequence genomic DNA:
- the LOC136039524 gene encoding uncharacterized protein LOC136039524, with protein MQAVQSALAVRRQRNRREEQRRAKARRLSGMSSDISGSHLSLRSPRGSIQSDRLQNVSNEDDFTSKAMGTVTMFHVGVVFILLGIMLIVSSLMPGYVTKDWEELLGTGCFLVFVGAVLTILNRIVSIKEEEELNSYVSNKLSRTRSDYRFSRDIEAQSLRPPRSPRNPMTVTNPMFEQNLSPVQPSLAASQQDLNGLEKIVEETETERTEDDLSSVDQTIDQASILTESQTVSAYDFNNFGTSDKREQFAATRSKSTAMARALFFSSIDEPLMSLK; from the coding sequence ATGCAGGCGGTGCAATCCGCCTTGGCGGTGCGTCGCCAGCGGAACCGCCGCGAAGAACAGAGAAGAGCAAAGGCTCGCCGACTCAGTGGAATGTCTAGTGACATATCAGGATCTCATTTATCTTTAAGATCCCCAAGAGGAAGCATTCAAAGCGATAGATTACAAAATGTTTCCAATGAAGATGACTTTACGAGTAAAGCCATGGGGACAGTAACTATGTTCCATGTAGGAGTCGTTTTTATACTCCTTGGGATTATGCTAATAGTGTCAAGTTTGATGCCGGGGTACGTGACAAAAGATTGGGAAGAACTCTTGGGAACTGGATGCTTTCTTGTATTTGTCGGAGCCGTTTTAACAATATTAAACAGAATAGTAAGTATCAAAGAAGAAGAGGAATTGAACTCCTACGTTTCCAATAAACTAAGTCGCACAAGATCTGATTATCGCTTCTCCAGAGATATTGAGGCACAGAGTCTACGCCCCCCTCGAAGCCCAAGAAATCCAATGACAGTGACAAATCCTATGTTTGAGCAAAACCTATCTCCAGTACAGCCGTCATTGGCAGCTTCGCAGCAAGATCTGAATGGACTAGAAAAAATAGTGGAAGAAACAGAAACTGAACGTACGGAGGATGACTTATCTTCAGTTGATCAAACCATTGATCAAGCAAGTATTTTGACAGAAAGTCAAACAGTGTCTGCTTATGACTTCAATAATTTTGGGACCAGTGACAAACGTGAGCAGTTTGCTGCTACAAGATCTAAATCAACGGCAATGGCAAG